The following coding sequences are from one Nicotiana tomentosiformis chromosome 3, ASM39032v3, whole genome shotgun sequence window:
- the LOC104093610 gene encoding uncharacterized protein: MVYVTEVVILAKVVIPSLRIIQEAVLSDAEWIRSWYEQLDLLDDKRMNAVCHDQLNHNRMGSSFNKKDRLREFTPGQLVLEQIFPYQDKAKGNFSSNWQSLYMVHLVLTGGALILAEMDGEIWPKHINPDAIKRYYV; this comes from the coding sequence ATGGTCTACGTTACCGAAGTTGTTATACTTGCCAAAGTGGTGATTCCCTCCCTAAGAATCATACAGGAGGCCGtgctcagtgatgcagaatggatacggaGTTGGTATGAGCAACTGGATCTTCTTGACGATAAAAGGATGAATGCAGTATGTCACGATCAACTCAATCATAATAGAATGGGAAGCTCTTTCAACAAAAAGGATAGATTGAGggaattcacaccggggcaattggtgtTGGAACAGATCTTCCCCTATCAAGACAAAGCAAAAGGGAATTTCTCATCTAACTGGCAAAGCCTTTACATGGTTCACTTAGTActgacaggaggagcacttatacttgcagagatggatggagaaatatggccaaaacatatcaatccggacgcaatcaagagatattatgtttaa